In Monodelphis domestica isolate mMonDom1 chromosome 3, mMonDom1.pri, whole genome shotgun sequence, the following proteins share a genomic window:
- the LOC100028162 gene encoding sodium-dependent serotonin transporter-like codes for MAPLTELGSLSEGDALITSVVNCLTSFLSGFVIFTVLGYMAEMRDIDIEEVAKDKGPSLLFITYPEAIANMVGSTFFSIAFFLMMIALGLDSTFGGLEAIITALVDEYPQTLTKRRELLVLVLVVGCFLGSLATLTQGGAYVIKLLEEFGANCSVLAVVFLEAIAVSWFYD; via the exons ATGGCGCCCCTGACAGAACTAGGGAGTTTGAGTGAAGG GGATGCGCTTATTACCAGCGTGGTGAACTGCCTGACCAGCTTCCTCTCTGGGTTCGTCATCTTCACTGTCCTGGGCTACATGGCTGAGATGAGAGACATCGACATAGAAGAGGTGGCAAAGGACAAAG GTCCCAGCCTCCTCTTCATCACTTACCCTGAGGCCATCGCCAACATGGTGGGCTCCACCTTCTTCTCCATTGCTTTTTTCCTTATGATGATCGCCTTGGGATTAGACAGCACA TTTGGAGGCCTGGAAGCCATCATCACGGCTCTCGTGGATGAATATCCCCAGACCTTAACTAAAAGGAGGGAGCTCTTGGTCCTGGTCCTGGTGGTCGGATGCTTTCTGGGATCACTTGCCACACTGACCCAA GGAGGTGCTTATGTGATCAAACTCCTGGAAGAATTTGGTGCTAACTGCTCCGTCCTGGCTGTGGTGTTCCTGGAGGCGATTGCTGTTTCTTGGttttatg ATTGA